In Mixophyes fleayi isolate aMixFle1 chromosome 3, aMixFle1.hap1, whole genome shotgun sequence, the genomic stretch aaaaaggtgcagggtcaggtgcacttcctagtacagtgaaGGAATCGCGGTTTAGAAGATCGCtcctgggttccgcgaagacaacttcaTGCTACAAGACATCTGAAgtagttcttcaaaaaattcccttcAGAAACCTGGGTGTCAGGGTGCCTTAACCCCTCTTCAAGTGGGGGGGcactgtcacgagccacggcggtactcatAGCCACCGCGGCTTGCTACCTGTGCCCCATGGTGTCCCGGTCGTCATCTTGACGACCGGGATGTAATTTCCGCCTAGTACACGACCGTTGCCAAGACAACGGCCGAACGCTCTtcactgtagcgccgcgtcctggcaacaGAGGACAAATGTTCACATGAACAATTCCAGTGATAGCAGTTACTATACTTACATTAATAATAGGTTGCATTGGCTTTGAAATTGAATATTGCCTTTCCAAATGTATCTATTATAATGGTGAGGTCTAGCCAATCTCTACTTCAGATCCCAGATTAAGGCTGTTTTCTGTCCAAAAACTCAACGTTGAGGGGCTATAATTAGAAAATGATTCTTCTGAGGTATAGGTCACAATGATATATTCCACATCACTGGGGCTCTCaacattaataaatacatctTCTTCCTCTATTATAATGACTTGGGCCTCGTCTTCTCTCATTTCATTATCTTTTTCTTCTACCACAATCTGAAAGACTTCCTCTGGAATATCTTCAACTCCCCATTGAAAGTCAAGATTATTCAGGAAAACGCCTACTGGATCCCTGATGGTAGGATCTTTGGAGAGCAGAACATGGAACATATCCTGAGCCTTCCTACTGAATTTCTGCCAGGATCTTGGAGATGCAATTTGTCGTACAAGACTTTGCCAGTTGATAAACTCCTGGAAAAGTGGGTCTTCATCCACAGCTCTTCTCCACGGATAGGATCCAGTGAATGCAACAAAGAGAAGCACACCAAAAGCCCAGACATCAACACTTGGATCCAAGGCTAAGAAACTGCCATATTTCAAGTCACAGAGTTCCGGGGACATGTATGGTATGATGGGTGACATAGATGGAACAAGGGTCCCTGCACGCTGAGTTAATCCAAAGTCACTCAGCTTGATGTGGTGGCAATCTTTGTCCATTAGAAGCACATTATCTGGCTTCACGTCCCTGTGCACCAGTGATTTACTGTGCATGTACTCTAGAGCTCTGGCCAGCTGCATTGCGCAACGTTTCACCATCTCTTCTGGAATTCCAACCTGAAAAATTAGAATACATATTTTTAGAAGTGTCTCAATTAGAAATGATATTTTAAACTTCTTTATGAAACTTATAGATGGCAAATATTAAGATAGTGGGGAGACAGATATTTTCTACTGTGATACATAAATGTTACTGGttgtcaatgataataataataataataatattaataataataataatatgtaacctATGAAATATTAGTGAAATTGAAGTCAGCATTTTATCCTCATATTAAAAAATATCcaatttgtattatattattccAAAATTTTAAGGACATTTACACATGATAACATATTGGTTCATATTTATCaaccaaatataaaaacaaatataaatataaaaacacaaaggaTGAATGTATTATGTAACACTTTTCACATTAAGGAGATCTGAATTTTGCTCTACTTACACCATGCTGAATGAGAGAATGAAGGGATCCGGCAGGTGCCAGCTCCTGGGTCATGGTGTAGTGGTTATTAGTCTGAATGAAGGTGGGATGAGTAGAGATGATGCCTTCACAGCTTGACAGGTAGATGGATACAAAGAGCTCATGGAAGAACGATTCCTGTGTGGTCTGGTTCTTCTTCACTTTTTTTAAAGCAACAGATTTACCTGATCAGAAAAAGTACAATGTTGTACAATGATTAATATACATTAGTTAAACAATTTCCCATCAGTAGCTTCTGCAGGAAACCATCTCATTTCTAGCACGCAATCCAAAAAAAAGCCACATTTGAGGTAACACATGCATTAGACATTTACAGAGCAAGAATTGTACTTACACTTCATGAGACAAACACATTTAGCGGTACCCACATGTTATGGATCAATTGTTATCTGTGCCCATTGCTGAAATCTTTCTAGAACCTATTTAGGACTATTATCTTACCAGTTTCCCTCTCTCGAGCCATTACAACTTGACCATAAGTCCCCTGGCCCAGCTGTTTCAACACTTGAAAGTTGTCTTTTGATACCTGCTGGATCTCAAAATGTTGATTGTCCTCCATGTTAATCTAGAAGATGATTGCACAAGTCCTCAAGTTTGAGGTTAGACCCGATCTGTAaccacaaaatacaaaaatgtttagaGCAAATGTgtgaaagttttatatatatatatatatatatatatatatatatatatatatatatatatatatgtatatataaattttatatcaTAAAATTTCAAGGAAGGATTGGTCTGCACACAATAATTTTCAAATCTATTAAACAGGCTACACTGCTGTGACTTAAAGTACAATACACAGTACAAGAGGCAGGTGCACTCTTTAAGCACGAAGACCatattatacataattaaagacaGATACAGTCAAACTCAGCAGTAAAATAAACTCTATAATAGAACAATGAGAATCaacatgaggttcttagtgcacaGTTTGATCAAACAGTGGGTGTCCATCTATGACATCAAGGTCACCTATTTCACACTAACAATTgataattttataatatgggaCTTGCCTCATTTAGGCCTATAAACTACAAGGTAGGTAGGATCCAGACTGCTCTAATTAACAACACCTATGGTAAGATGGATAGGGTGCTGGGCCAGAAATAAGGCAGAAACAAACTTCAAAATATACAACATTTGAAGAAAGGATGATCTGGACACCCTAACCTCCAAATAAATTAAAGCTGCTACACTACTGTGATTGAAAGTACAATGCACAATCCAATATGCATATTCATACATAATTAAAGACAGATATCACTCTGCAGGAATATAGACTCTATAATAGAACAATGAGAAGAAActtgaggggcctgattcattaaggaaagttaaagcaaaaaaaaagaagcaccttggtaaaaccatgttgcattggagggggaggtaaatttaaaatgtgattgcagatgtATAGTTGAGGTAAGGCacgtcctagattaactttaaatttcagtgtaaaaataaagctatcaagtatttgtgtgctacatgaaaaataacgccagtatttaactaatgtgcaaaataataaactaattggcaccctttggattttaaaattggtttgtcccagagaaaatgtattcctctttttttgccttacttttcctaatgaatcaggcctgaggttcatagtttgatcaaaatgtttacaaagaacctcatgtttattaTAGTTTTTCTATTATAGACTTTATATCATTGCAGAGTGTAAAATATATCtgtctttaattatgtataaattgGTCTTCTTGCTTAAAGAGTGTACCTGCATCTTGGATTGTGTATCGTATCATAAAGGAACGACATTGCCAAATCCTAGCGTTGTATATCCTTAAAGGCGAAGAGAGAATGTTTAAGGACATTCTTAACAATTCTACTAATAATCAGTAAAAAGCAAGGTTTAAATTCCTTACTATTAGCAAATTTCATACTAAGGGCTATTACAAGTCTATTGCTATCCAAGAACTACATATTACCACCTTGTACTGCACAGTGTCAATAAAGTAAGTGTACATATTTCAAAACGTATTAccaaaaatatgatggagatgaaACTTTAGAGCATTAAAATTTAACTTACCTAAGCAGTAAAATGTCAGGAGAAGTTGGATATTCAGAGAAGCTGCTCCAATGACTCACAGAACAGGTTTAGTCCAAGAAGTTGGGTAAAATCTTCCTCAGATGTCCAATCTTGTACAACTTGTCCTTGGTATCACAGAGAAGTCCTTAGTGTACAGTTACAACAGATAACTGAAGTACTTAAACTATATCATGATCAGCCTTATATTGGGAGTTCAGCCAGGGCCTTGAGGTCACTCCCCATCCAGAGATAATTGAAAGTTGATGAACCTC encodes the following:
- the LOC142143106 gene encoding serine/threonine-protein kinase SBK1-like, with protein sequence MEDNQHFEIQQVSKDNFQVLKQLGQGTYGQVVMARERETGKSVALKKVKKNQTTQESFFHELFVSIYLSSCEGIISTHPTFIQTNNHYTMTQELAPAGSLHSLIQHGVGIPEEMVKRCAMQLARALEYMHSKSLVHRDVKPDNVLLMDKDCHHIKLSDFGLTQRAGTLVPSMSPIIPYMSPELCDLKYGSFLALDPSVDVWAFGVLLFVAFTGSYPWRRAVDEDPLFQEFINWQSLVRQIASPRSWQKFSRKAQDMFHVLLSKDPTIRDPVGVFLNNLDFQWGVEDIPEEVFQIVVEEKDNEMREDEAQVIIIEEEDVFINVESPSDVEYIIVTYTSEESFSNYSPSTLSFWTENSLNLGSEVEIG